Proteins encoded within one genomic window of Hevea brasiliensis isolate MT/VB/25A 57/8 chromosome 8, ASM3005281v1, whole genome shotgun sequence:
- the LOC110644266 gene encoding putative RING-H2 finger protein ATL62 codes for MSSTESQHQTYWCHECDMSIHLLSTTADPLVCPHCLRDHLEVMDNPTPTPTTTTDTNTSFLDSPSFRLFFLPLFNYINPSDDGINATLSLSIDSILPTIKITSSLLEGMDDDPVLLCAVCKHQFVIDIDAKLLPCNHLFHPDCILPWLNSNHNSCPLCRFQLPTPAKNDRTVVPTSDSSSRLSSTLHMMQVEEPGRLMNCTGSFNNVGMEMGYSHQDADDCSFPDVGVLSNYFPLHF; via the coding sequence ATGTCATCCACCGAATCACAGCACCAAACATACTGGTGCCACGAATGCGACATGAGCATCCACCTCCTCTCCACCACCGCTGATCCCCTTGTTTGCCCTCACTGCCTCCGTGACCATCTTGAAGTGATGGATAACCCCACCCCCACTCCCACCACAACCACCGACACTAACACTTCCTTCCTCGACAGCCCCTCCTTCCGCCTCTTCTTTCTCCCACTTTTCAACTACATCAACCCTTCCGATGATGGTATAAATGCCACACTTTCCCTCTCCATAGACTCCATCCTTCCCACCATCAAAATCACATCTTCCCTTCTGGAGGGAATGGATGACGACCCAGTACTTCTCTGCGCGGTATGCAAGCACCAGTTTGTCATCGACATCGACGCAAAGCTCCTCCCCTGCAATCACTTGTTTCATCCTGACTGCATTCTTCCTTGGCTTAATTCCAACCACAACTCGTGTCCTCTCTGTCGCTTCCAGCTTCCTACACCAGCAAAGAACGATAGAACGGTGGTTCCTACGAGTGATTCTTCTTCTCGTTTGTCATCCACGTTGCACATGATGCAAGTAGAAGAACCTGGACGTTTGATGAACTGCACAGGCAGCTTTAATAATGTTGGGATGGAAATGGGATACTCTCATCAGGATGCTGACGATTGTTCTTTCCCTGATGTTGGGGTTTTATCCAACTATTTTCCTTTACACTTTTAG